The DNA segment CGATGCAATTATTACGAAGTAAGTGTCTGTTTACATTTACGTTTCAGTTTAAGGTAGAAAGGTCTATTATTACGTATAAACGAGTACTGTTCAAGATTTTCTAAGTGCTATGATATACTAATGGTACATATCGATACTAATAAAGTTTATGATTAATACAATATtgaatacaaaatatgaaatCCTTGCAATGTTGAAGTCTAATGGAATACTATTATGGTATACACAACAGTTTACAAAGAATAATGGTGCACTAATGATTTACAAAGTATAAACTATAATGGCATACTAATGGTATACACAACCGTTTACAAATTATAATGGCATACTAATGTTATAAACAGCAGTTTACAAAGTATAATGGCATACTAATGTTATACACAGCAGTTTACAAAGTATAATGGCATACTAATGGTATACTAGTACACACCATAATTTACGAGATAGTATACTATTGATGGTCAAATCGTATACAGTACAGTGCTATACTAATTCTATACTGTAACAGTATACTAAACGGTATACAATTAGTATAGAATTGATATGCAATTAattgtttgttaaattatttcttttgttaGGGACACCGCAGCATCGACAGCCATGACTGTCATCGTTCAAAGTTATATTCAATGAaatacaagtcgaaagatttcctgcggccagaagttatacagaccagaaattgtatgtgtgaccactcattctaaaaagtaacttatgggtgaatgacgtgtgtgtgtttttattattattattattattattattattattataccattacactttaatgtaggaaatattactccattctacatgatttaaaAGTAGATCTATGGCTAtggaatatgtacatgtatttctcaattctgaaagttattgttttgagcaaaaataactatatttccctttcatgtataacataacttttagctcaagtGGTCACATTCCTTGATGACTATactgaaatactttactagagctttcacaaatgtgattcatgccttcacctggacttcttTGACAACaaaggaccataatccaggaaattgaagagcaattcacacaaaaacccttatgcacaactaggtaccaatattgatcattgctgaaagtttgaataagttatatgaaataatgaatgaggaattcaagtcacaaacatttctctatatgtcatatagagtgccagctatactgcaaaaacggcgttccataaatgcgataagccaatcgcatatcggtaaaaagtcacgtgaaatcacccagtccccatgtgctacactacttgttgtatTTCAATATACTTGCGGCCTCTAGGCCGCAGGCAATAACcaagtaaaaattaaatattctaATTACCGGAGCAATAAATTTTACTAATTGCTTTTCCTTTTCAGTCattattaaatcaaattaaatgtattcttttgtatttccataatggtaaatatacatgatttgcatgagaAAAAAAACGAgtcaagtatctagttacaaattgacagcaGACTGGCACCAGTCGTTAGAGTAATTAAATATAAAGCAATTGGCCATAGAATCAGTCCTctgcactttctgaaaaaaaaaatctgttgagatgagcctagagagaaaatggttttctgagaaaatatcagtttcagtatgaagaaagaaattaacattattacagattatttgatctgaacagactttgtaagtctatttaaGGCCAAGACGATgtgtttaataaatatattattatttaccagatttttatagcgctcttttcatctataaaataaacgttcaaaagcgctgttgACTTATTGACTTAATGCTGCAGTTTGCAAAGTACTTTgggtattaaggtgagtttacaccaaactttgtttctacagtataATACActcattattttatgtttttaaaaccaTGCTGAAAAGAGAtggactgaataagtttgcaggtgaagttgtaacaagaaatatctttaaaaaatgatggtcggcgaattgtaataaggaaagacgtttatgattttttcatctaacattcatctttcatcttgcaaaactaaacaccgcacttcaacaatttaaatggttgtcttttaatttttcgcaaaggtttcgtaggtttgcaattttgtttcgtttatccttagacgaataattacagcagtagtttgatggagattcatgaagcggtttatgagaagaggtcattaaacgtgtttacatttttagctaaattggtccctatccctatttgtaacaaaatagcaggagaccttacgatattgttacacatcgagttgataaaaatccattacattttagtggttaatacgaagaaaggcatatctacttttagctatagtggtccctaatagggcccaagttcctatataaataaatttggaagaggaccttataatgatgctccagaccaagtattacaaagatccaccaagctgttcatgagacgttgtataaaggcatttctagttttagctctagcagcccctaaaaggggtcaaatgtcccagctgaacaaagttggctgcggggctaataaagatgctacaaatcaagtttgattagaatacatgagcaaaaatcaattaaaggatttttttatttattatttttatttatttctaaaataggccaactgaccccgctttaacaaatgcatattcgctattcatgaatctttggacaatgacgtcacacctataaaaatggTGAAGGTCAAGccaaacatacaattgtaattatttcaatatttctgtttcataagcaaagtttgaccgtagtcatatcacaaactgtatgcaacgtaccttcatttcaatgtaatgagattcagtcattatatagcatatatataatgaaacagatttcaactgagttcaatatttgcataccatactaaagaacaatattcatatataataaatcagttaaataatttataacaaatatatcaaagcaaacaagtactcattttaatatgcaatctgaataagtcacaaaagcaagaaatcttttcatatacagacgacaattgtaacaaggaaaatcttttaaaaagcacttctctacataaaaaactcttatcacacacttattcatgtgatacgcagaccgtattcagctctttctttaatttgatatatgttggtatttaaacaggtttttatcatatttattaagcttacttatcattttgagatatatcaatattcttgctaaatatactgagccaaagttagctttaaaactgtgaacagcgtcgtttaggataaacgctttgtctacatttcactcagcgtagcacaatcaacagagtgaaagaaattgacactctcgtccaatcaggcagagtgttgcataaatcttccattttgataaattatctataatgcgttatcaagtagtttgatttgcaaactgaagtcacatggcataggtaacgaaaacgaatttagacggcgtcgccgaaaaaaacttataaaaacacataaactcaggaagggcctaaattgtccacctgtcatcttgtagaatagctgtatcaTACTAGTATTATCGGAATGATTTgaacgaagttcatgtgggaggaaaatatatgtaacacCCGTTCGCATACTGTTTACTGTCACACTGTGTCATTATTTCCGTTTTACCGTTATAACATCACCGTGCTTTAAGTCAAACATATCTGTCTTCGCACTACGGGCTGGTTTTTGTTTTGGGCATGGGTAAGTCTTTGATTTTGGTGTACCGTCCGCAGTTTCGTCTTCGCGCAATGGCTCAATTGATCTCCATGGAGAGttattgctaaatttcttgtGGAAATCTTCTTTTCCATCAGTACTATCAGGCTTTTTTGAAGGCAAAGATGTAAATGTACCTTTTAAACTAACTTGTTCGTGAGCATTTAACATGAAACTCTGATTTCTTACTCTTGGCTGTGATGTTTGGTTTTGCTCAGTTTGGTCAACATATTCGCTGTTTTGCTTTTCGTTTTCTAACCTAGACAGGTTTATCGATTCATGAGGTGAAGTGTTTTCATCGTTAGTATGGCGTACTAATGCAAGCGTTTTCCTTTCCTTCTTACTCTTTCTTCCCTGTGCCACACCCTTTTGTAATATCGGCCCTCCTTCATGAAGCAACAAGGCGGGCCATACAAGATATGCCACACGGCGACCACTAACTGTGTAGGGACTAAAGTATCCCTCGTCGAATTTTCCTTTTGACTTTGTATACAGACTTAAAGGAGGGTCTTGTATACACATTAGCCAGCAAATCTCTATGGCTGTTTCgacataaattttcattttgtatgttCTCTCTTCCTCCAAAGGGATAACCTCTTCCGTAATCTAAAAGATTCGAAAATATTGCTATTCAAGCGTGGAACTTGCTTTCTTATAGTGTTTTAATGACACTACTTTGTATGGTACACATTACATGCGATGTTTAATCTATTGAATTATAAACCGATTGTTAGAAtgacaaggaaagcctgacaataagataatttcatataaaaaccaTCCTCAAGACTTTCATAAAGCTGACAGAAGttttaaaattggaccactattgaaaaagatatggcagtttgaaagttaagaaaattgctgatcatggaggcagccatttggtgtgttgatgacgtcatttacaaactgccgaattctttatttagcaaataacctttcaAATAGGttaattatatatgtttcttGCGTGTAAGATGTAAAGCATGGTACATTCTTTCATTAAAAGCTAGATACagtaaattattttacagaaataagtattTACAGTTCAAGCATGtgtcaagaaatttaaaaaatctgccatttttttgttgccatggaaacaaaatggccatcattttgatcaaatatttaaatgctcataaccgtctcattttttatgaaaattctttcacttctttcaatgattaaagaaatcccagACGGtggaattaacatcaaaacaacattgcctttccctttaagagAAGTAGACTTGTGGTTAAGTGCTGGTCGTTGATGCACATCCGCTGGGTCGCTACTTCTTATCTCTGAAAATGGCATTACTACCAGCTTTCTCAAGAAGCcgatcttatggtgattcaaaCAAATCAAGAATCACCTTTATTCTAGAgctaaatattcatttttaaagataataacTGCAATAAATAATAGCGTTATAAAAACAGAATAGATTAACATTTAAGTAACATAATGGATGCCGTGTagtttattaaaatgaaatgacgAAATGAAATCGGACATAACGTACCGTACTGATACATGGAActgtacttttgtaatttcttttccGTTCGTCTTTGTATACCTTCAGGGACGCTGCTAGCGATTTGTTTAACTGAAATAAGAATTAAACTAACACAATCCGCTCTGCtttgaatattaatgaattttCTGTTGATTACGTGCTAACATTCAGTTGAAAATAAGTCCGATACATGCCCTTAGTACTTTCTCTGACAATTtctgttttatctattttttacGATTAAACATGTTACATTTTCACCTACAGTCCGTGACTTTACAGCTCTCTATGATCAAAGCCACGCTTCAAAAACCCAGTCTCCCTACATCGCAAACCAGTGTAGgtcacacacgcacatacacacggacacacgcgcgcgcgcgcacctAACCTCATTTATATCGAAAGGAGAGAAGGCTAAATGTAAGGGAGAGACGAGTGTGGGGAAGGGAAAAGAAacactgagaaaggctctaacattagtgacaaaatactaGATTACATAaactaaaacatataaaaacattcaaaatatcgCCAAGGTTCCTCGAGGTTCCATTGAAAGCTTAAATAATGTCAATTTGCATCTAAGTGAAGCGCGCATGAAATAGGGATACAAATTTTATATtgtcaaatttaataaatatgttatctaacaGAAACTATAGCGCTTCACAAACCTGAACACAACTCCATAGGgtgtaatttttaaatttactgtTCGAAAAATAATCTAGTTTCATTACATGCCAAATGATTAAAGTTTTCTCTTGCAGATATATTCTCAATAAAATCTACCAGTTTTTCTTTTATGATATTCTGTGGTAGTAGAAAAGTCATAAGTACTTATAGTCGGACgtgtctttgtattttttataCCATCTCAAGAATTCTTGATTGACCAGCATCAAGCAATGCATTGCTTGCTAGGAAATTAGTTTTCTGCACTTGGAACATGAAATGCATGGATCTGGAAGGACCGTTATTGAATTCAGATTCAAGGAAATCGTTATCTATTTTTTTAACCAAGCCTGTACAGGTCTAACATCTGACTGGAGGGATGAGTACCCGAACTGAAACCGAacttcggataaaatttcactttgtAGCATTTAATTATATCGAACATTACGTAGGAGTCAAGTACAAAACAAAAGGTTAGAATTAGTTTTCATTCTTACACCGAATGGCATGTAGAAAAGAAATAGAACCAGGCCGGATGCGAAGTTTTTCTATCAATGAAAAGATAGTTCGTCagtgaaatatgaaatttatttccCTGACATGTCCAGGTACCGGCATTTCATCCAAGAACAAAACaatgatgataaataaataaataaaatcaataaataattgtAATGTTCTAGAATTGAAATAGGTAATTAGAAATTCGAGACGCCAGATACCTTTTTATTTCCTGTGAATTTTAAGATTGCTTCTTCAAGATGATGAGAATGCATTTCCGCGTTTCCTCTGCACGCCTTAAATATAGCCTGAAAATATTACGTATACATTATTTGAAGATCTAATCCATATGAAACCACGAGGAAAATAGTATTTCACACACTACAATATTTGCGGTTAAATTATTTAACTGTACATGTTTGCAAATTAGACCCCATCAACACGTCTTGGGTGAGATACATTAACAATCTTATGACAATTTTAGATATCTACACAACAGAAACGTTTACCTCAGTGGCAGTTAGGGCACGTGTACACTTTTTATACAATAGACACATTAAAACGTGTGAACACGTAACACTTTATGAGTTAAACTACAAACAgtgggtgatttttatttttattacaatgcTAATGTTGTCTAATGTTCCTGTTCGTAGAATGAAGGAAGGCTTACCAAGAGTATatcaagaagtgtttgaatagcTTGAGATTCTTTTCTGTCACATTTCTCTGTTAGGTCTTCGAAAGCGTCACTCCATTCATTACTGTATAGCTCTGAAAACTTCTCACCAACTTTGATTGCTCTATTTTCATCACTAAGGTCAGCAATATTTGGGTTGTTGTCTGTCAAGCGATCCGATGCCATTTTGCTAAGTCTTGcatgaaataataacatattaCACAATATATAACTACGTCACTGGAAGCAACGACACAGTTTGGTAGATGTGAATAGTTACTTATTCTTGCACAAAAATCTACTTTTTTTCACTAGTTATGTGAGAAAAATCACGTATAGGCCATAAACGCTGTTCGCTAGTTCGCTATAACCGTGATTATGTTGAATACTACGTGACTTGTGCGTTGTGTATTTTC comes from the Mercenaria mercenaria strain notata chromosome 9, MADL_Memer_1, whole genome shotgun sequence genome and includes:
- the LOC123547839 gene encoding uncharacterized protein LOC123547839, yielding MGYDSNDMYIICPQAVVHRVQSCSTSAEERDRCVQEENQENEKVKDNQLESTRFLKNEKQLFTENKALRSEIEAMKYQQEEFVLKTENEMKRLTQESDELKSRLSKMASDRLTDNNPNIADLSDENRAIKVGEKFSELYSNEWSDAFEDLTEKCDRKESQAIQTLLDILLAIFKACRGNAEMHSHHLEEAILKFTGNKKLNKSLAASLKVYKDERKRNYKSTVPCISTITEEVIPLEEERTYKMKIYVETAIEICWLMCIQDPPLSLYTKSKGKFDEGYFSPYTVSGRRVAYLVWPALLLHEGGPILQKGVAQGRKSKKERKTLALVRHTNDENTSPHESINLSRLENEKQNSEYVDQTEQNQTSQPRVRNQSFMLNAHEQVSLKGTFTSLPSKKPDSTDGKEDFHKKFSNNSPWRSIEPLREDETADGTPKSKTYPCPKQKPARSAKTDMFDLKHGDVITVKRK